From the genome of Triticum aestivum cultivar Chinese Spring chromosome 1A, IWGSC CS RefSeq v2.1, whole genome shotgun sequence:
TTAACTTCGCAAGTCACGTGCATGCTGGTTACGCAACCAATAATTAAAGAGCACCCCTTATGCTAAAAGAACAACTAGTTCACTACCGTGTGTCTCACGTGCTTCATTGTCGTTTTCATTTTGATAATTATAGAATTCTTGAATATCCATCTGATTTCTTTTGAAGAAAATGAGAGCTGCCCAAATTATGTCGACGTTCCACAAGATTTTATACATATAATTTAGCAGGGAAATGTTTTGAGGCCAGTTTATGCAAATTCTTATTCTTGGTACACAATACGTATGACAACAATTTACTTGTGAAAAATAACTATATTTTTTTGTGACACACCATGAGTACTTATCGCAAAAACTGCAAGTAAGACTTGAAGGTTGGCTCGCCTAGAAGGTTTTGGTTAGTTGTTAGTAGCATGGATAGAAAAAAAATCCATCACCGGGCCATGGACTCTCATTGTCACCGACTATGATAGCAAAGACAAAACAAACACATATAGACAAATAAAAGATGGAAATTCTTCTCAGTTGATAGCTTGTTTGTTAAGAAGGACCGATTGGTCGAGAGATAGATAGATGGATAATTTGACCGAGAGAGGGATAGATAGGCAATTTTATAGATCGCTTCTTCCTTTTCATTTTCACCCTTGACGAATTCAATAATATAATTGTCCCAGTGTCAACATTCACAAACCAAAAATATATTAATTAGGAGTGTTCTCCACGTGTGAAATACATCTTATTAACTCATGGACATTTTTCATCAACCATTTTTCACATTTTTTTGCATCAACCGTTTTTTTACATTTTGTAGAAGCCATTTTTGTAGCAGTGACGTTGAACTTTAAGCCAACGTGTGTGCACTCTAGATTTGTACGGCAAAAAATCATTAAGTAGTAGTACAAATTATACCACTTTTCCCCATGTGGGAAGCTACTGTAGATGATAGTTCATGGCCGTGGGCCACGAAGATATGATGGGCCGAACCTGTCTGTATCAATCGCTGGCCCAATCTTGAGATTGACCCATTCGTGTGGAGTGCATCACCTAAAAGAAAATTTTCCCCTATAAAAATTAAAAGAAATTTTCTGAAAAAAGCTCAAAAAAAAGACAGCTCGATCACAATGTACGTAGCTTCACTAAGATTCTGTAATATCAGTTCAAAGTCACTATCTATTCACTCAAACAAAGAATTTCAAAGTCACTATCTAgttatttgcaaaaataatcactATTTTCTTTCAGGATATTTGTTTTCTCTCTCGTTTTTTCAGCGACCAGGACGTAGTTTAAttcattattattttatttttaatttctAAATTCTTTTGCGAGGAAACAATGCTCCTTTAATTTGATTCTCAAACAGTATATCCTAGCCTAGCATAGAGTGGATAAAATCATTTCGCGTCCAGATCAGATGTTGCTATATTTGCCCCCACAATGATGAAATTTAAAGTGTTACCCACGTGTATGTTTaataaataataatagtgacattcTAGAATGCATTTACTCCACGTGTATGTCCTCTAAATATTGGCACGCTAGGTATATGACAATAATTAAGGAGCGCATCTTATGCTCTAAAATACATGGTTTTTGAAATATGTGTGGGTCAAACATTTTTATGTCTACTTGATTCTTCGTTAAGAAAAAGATATTATTTAGCAGTGATTTGTTTCTAATAAGTTTATGCAATTTTTCAGTATCCACCATAACTAAAGCTCTTTGTAGGGGACAATCCAATGAAGCTTTTTGCTGTCCTTTTCTTTAGGGGTCAGCTCAAGCTTGGCAGGACAACTGGGGTTTCCCGTGGGCCTCAGAAATGTGACGGGCTGCAGCTGTCTTTGTCTGTCCCTGGCCCAATCTTTTTTGATTGACCAGACGTTTGCAATGCAACCTCCACTAAAATTTAAaaacaaagccccccccccccccccccccaaaaaaaaatatATCTCCACACTCTCAAAATCTTTCAGAAAATCCACCAGAAACAGATAAAGATGGTGTACTTGTCGATCGCAATGTGGTTGTATTTTTGCAGAGATAAAGATGGTGtatttctcctctcttttttggcGTAAACCAAGCCAAAATACAGTAGGTAGATCATGTGGAAATTAGTGCTACCTCAGCTTTCTAATGTtcctcaaaaagaaaagaaaccctCAGTTTTCTAATGTAAAGACTTGGAGGTTGACTTGACTCCGTCTAGCTTAAGCTGTGGTTAGGTGCTGTTAACATGCATAGAAAAATCCATATTCCTCGCTAGGCCTTCCTCTAATCGTCATCAGACAATGACAGCAAGAACAGAACATACATAAATATACTCTCTTTTTTGAAAAAGAGGTTAAACCCTCggtctctgcatcaatcgatgcatacggCCAGACATAAATATACTACACACACAAATAAAAAGGACAGGAAATATTCCTCACTAGCTCTCTTCTTAGTTGAGAATGATCGATCGATCCATCGATCGGCGGAGAGAGAGATGTGCGGATCATTTGATGCGTGGTTGAGAATGatcgacggagagagagagagagatgggtggGTAATTTGATGCTTGTTTGAGAGGAGGTGGTGTACCTGAGGAGAGGGTGGTGATGGGGAGGCCGCAGCGTGAGTCGTGGAGCAGCAGCTCCCGGACGCAGAACCCGTACCGCCGGAAGAATCCTTCCTCGCCGCCGGGGTCGGAGCAGGAGCGGCGGCGGAGCCCGGTGAGAAACATCCtggcctcctgcctcgtggccgggTCGTGGAGGCGGGACAACAGCTCCCTCAGCTCGCCGTAGGCCGCGTCGCCCGACGCCGCGCACCGCTCGAGgaacgccgcctccagctccgacGGCGACGTGGAGTCATCCTGCACGGCGGCGGCGACGCTGCCCATGGCGATCAGAGCTCACCGATCGCGGGAAGGAAGAAGAAGGGATTAGCTGTTGGCGTATGTGTGGCTGGCTCTGTAGCTAGTTGGTGTGTGAACTGATGATATATATGGTGTGGTGATCGCTCGCTGGCTCGATGCGATCGACTAATTAATTAAAACTGCGAAAGAGGAAAGATCACTGTCCAAATCAATCGAGATCAACGCACACCAACTGATCATTCACATGCATGTGGCTGGAGATGCATGCACATTATCGATCATTGACATGCACTATGGGAATTGGAATTGTGATGCCTCTACGTCCGCACGTCAAATTGTATATATATTCAATTCATCATCTAGTCaatctgctactccctccgtcccaaaataagtgcatCAACCTTCGTATAACTTTGTAAGAGCGTTTTTGCAGTTCATTTACATTAGGAACAGAAGTACTTATTTCTATAAACGATGAATTTTATTGACTTAAAATGAAGCATTAAAGGATACAAACATAAAATACGTCTTTGTTACTGAGGGAGTCGTAGGTATCATGCATCTATTTTTTTAGGACCATGAGTAAATCATGCATCTTTCATGGCACCAAGGGCCGTCAAGGAACCTGCGCTGCAACTGCATCTAGATCAGTGTTGGCTTTAATTTAATTCCTTGTGCATGCACAAGTGGGTCGATCGACCTGGCTGCTAGATCTTGTATTCGTTAGTGGTGCACCTTTTACTTGTTTAACATGCATGTCCACTTCATTAACTAGTGTCATGCATGACTCATGATACATGAGTCGTCTAAGTAATCGAATTAACAAACTAATACGTCAAGATGCAGCAGGGGTGAAGGTAATTACTGATGCGAGCTTGCTTCTGGGTTTTTTATTTACAAAATAAGGACCATACATCTCGGCCCCGATTTTCATTGACGAAAACCGATAAAACAAACAACAATGCAACTGCCTTTTTAGGCCCTTTTGTCTGTTCATTTTCATGCCTAGTACTCCCTCCCTCCGtttcagaatataaggtgtattaattttcatgcaagtcaaccatttgaatGTTTGACCGGGATTATATAATAAAATAACAACACCTACTATATACctaataaataaaatatgaaaataacttCATGATGGACCAAATAATGTAAATTTTATATTGTGGGTAttaatatatttttctaaaaactctgttaaacatgcactcgtttgacttttgaaaaaacaaatgcaccttatataaagaaacggagggagtatgagttaTGAACTTATTAATCCATACAATATCATAGTTTGCTGGAAAAAAGTTGTTGAGTAGGTAAATGTAGGCATCCCCAGTTGCAACTTGCCGGTATTTTATCTCTCACACTGATGCATGATTGATCATCTAGCCCATTATCTTGGGCTCCTTCATCATGTATTAATAGTTAAGGAACCAAGTGGATCATTGTCGAATTATGTTAGCATGCAACTTGCGTATATCCTGCTTCCTTTGTTGGATCCTACAAGTGCAAAGACAAGAATTTCGGCCTAATTTATACAACATTTTTGCAAGGCAGAGCACTTGcttcgttctaaaatagatgatgATTTGGACTATTCTTCCGCCTTTTACTAAAGAATACAATATGCATGCCAAGATGTCTGATTTTTATTTGAAGGGCACTCCTCCTTAAGTTTAATCTTTTTTGTTGAAATGCAAATTTTATCTTGATTAATGCTGTCAATTTTCCTATGATTCGTATTGCTTTAACGAGTCGTTTTTTGTCAATCGTTTTCTCTTCTTGTTTTTTTAACTAACCTGATTGTGTTCTCTTGGTTTTGGGTATGTGTTGGGTCATGAAATTATGAGTCCAAAAGTATACTTCTGTAGAAAGTACGAGTTGAATAAATATCGAATTAACCTTAGTAGAGCATTATGAAGACATGAGAATCTGCCTCCCATATTGGCTGCTATCATAGTGTAGTACTTCACCTTACCTAGACAGTATGATGTAAGCTTAAAGCCACAACCTTGGTCAAAATATGTGCACATGTTCCACAAATAGGGTTCTATATGGAGTATATACTCTTGAAAAAAATTGACTCTTAGAACTATGCTTCCAACTCAAGGCAAAGTGGCCAATCCGAGGCAAAGGAGGAATGGAAGATGAAGGGCGGAAAAAATATGCCTGCCGGTTGTTCAGATTTCTAAGTTGGCACTTGAACTTCTGATCCTctatgttagaagggagagagggatttgggatTTGGTGGAatcgttgttgtattgcttgagcctcgtgggcatatatatagtgaGTACATGATCTGCTTGAAGTACAACGgaaggtagaataatatcctacactatcctagctttcctaataatcacgatacttaATATCCCCCCGCAGtaacaacggtagcgacgcagacggtgagactggaaaagaatccgaaggcaaaccaacggacaccccccacagtcgtaacgggcGACGCATCGCGGAAGTTATGGCTGGAGtggcaaccgacgaggttgctcaagcaaggtagccctttgtgccatttgtcgaggtagccgagagcgtagggtggtgtagcaGTGGTTGAGGTAGCCGTGCGAGGGACgccatggtcgatgtcgagtcggggtggccggtgtcgagttAGTCGTCGTGGACCGGGAAAaagagcggcggcggcgacctGAGGAGGCGACAGCGGTGGCTAGGTCAGAAGCGCGACgaggtgctcgaagtaggcgaggaagaacCTGACagtgtgacgaagaccggcgcggtcGGTGGCGTTCCCGTGCCTAGGAGGGTGGCGGGGtgcatactgttggaaatatgccctagaggcaataataaattggttattattatatttctttgttcatgataatagtcttttattcatgctataactgtattatccggaaatcgtaatacacgtgtgaatacatagaccacaatatgtccctagtaagcctctagttgactagctcgttgatcaatagatggttatggtttcctgaccatggatattggatgtcattgataacgggatcacatcattaggagaatgatgtgatggacaagacccaatcctaagcatagcacaagatcgtgtagttcgtatgctaaagcttttctaatgtcaagtatcatttccttagaccatgagattgtgcaactcccggataccgtaggagtgctttgggtgtaccaaacatcacaagtaactgggtggctataaaggtgcattacaggtatctccgaaagtgcctgttgggttggcacgaatcgagactgggatttgtcactccgtgtaaacggagaggtatctctgggcccactcggtaggacatcatcataatgtgcacaatgtgatcaaggagttgatcacgggatgatgtattacggaacgagtaaagaaacttgccggtaacgagattgaacaaggtatcgggataccgacgatcgaatctcgggcaagtatcgtaccgatagacaaagggaattgtatacgggattgattaagtccttgacatcgtggttcatccgatgagatcatcgtagaacatgtgggagccaacatgggtatccagatcccgctgttggttattgaccggagagtcatctctgtcatgtctgcatgtctcccgaaccagtagggtctacacacttaaggttcggtgacgctagggttatagagatattagtatgcggtaacctgaaagttgttcggagtcccggatgagatcccggacgtcacgaggagttccggaatggtccagaggtaaagaattatatataggaagtgctatttcggccatcgggacaagtttcggggtcatcggtattgtaccgggaccaccggaagggtcccggggggtccaccgggtggggccacctgccccggggggccacatgggctgtagggggtgcgccttggcctacatgggccaagggcaccagccccaagaggcccatgcgccaagagaagagaaaaaggggagagtcctaaagggggaaggcacctccgaggtgccttggggaggatggactcctcccccccttggccgcaccctttccttggaggaaggggcaagggctgcgcctccccctctctcttggccctatatatagtggggaaaaggaggagcaatcatacctaaggcctggcgcctccctctccctcccgtgacacatctccctcctcccgcagcgcttagcgaagccctgttggaatcccgctacttccaccacgccgtcgtgctgttggatctccatcaacctctccctcctccttgctggatcaaggcatgggagacgtctccgttccgtacgtgtgttgaacgcggaggtgccgtccgttcggcgctaggatcatcggtgatttgaatcacgacgagtacaactccatcgaccccgttcacttgaacgcttccgcttagcgatctacaagggtatgtagatgcactctccttcccctcgttgctagtttctccatagatagatcttggtgacacgtaggaaaattttgaatttctgctacgttccccaaacacATACCACACAGAGATCAACGCGCGTGGACAGCGAAGTGGACCGCGTGCCGCGCCgctacgacccgaaggggcgatgcagcggcagcgcgcaggtcggggcgacggcggggaagacctcagggcggcagggaccgcgtgccacgctcgctatgaTCCGATGGGGCGACGCAACGGCAACgtgagggtcggtgcagccacggggatGGCCTGGAGAGGACGGCCTCGGGGTAGCGGTCGACCGTGGGCCGCGACAGTACGGCCCGAAGGGCGACGTAGCGGCATCGCGCGGGTCAGTGCAGCAGCGAAGAAACCACGGGACGGCAGCAGGGGctgcgtgccacgctcgctacggcccgacggggcgacgaaGCGGCAGCGCGAGGGTCGATGCAGCCACAGAGACAACCTGAAACAGACGACCTCAGGACGGCGGTGAACCGCGGACCGCGGCACTACGACCCGCATCGATAGCGCGTGGGTTGATGTAGTCGCTGGAAAAATCATGAAACGGACGATGCAGCTGCACCCTGTTGCTCGATCGGAAGCACATACTCAGAGACGGACGATGAGATATCTGCAAGACGAACTGTGGCGGGCGACGCAGGCTGatcttagatcggaaaaccaaaaaagaaCATCGAGATCAGCGAAAGAGAAAATCTTAATCATCGGATcgagaaaaagactctctagggcagccgatcAACACGACCGAcgaacgaaccctaggtacgggcggcgcggcccccggtggCGAGCATGGAGATCAACCGCCCTATGGCGGCGCGGTGTGGAAGTGGCGGTCGACGGCTAGGATTTGGATcagttaggctgataccatgttaaaagggagagagggatttggtgaaatcgttgttgtattgcttgagcctcgtgggcgtaTATATAGTGAGTACATGAGCTGCTTAGAGTATACAAGAgaaggtagaataatatcctacactatcctaactttcctaataatcacgatactcaacaatTTAGAATGTTTCTTTGCTTTTTTTTAACCTTTTCCTCAACAACCTATGTCCATATATAGACCAAATTAATGATTTCAAGGCCTCTCTATTCTGCTTCTACATATCACCCACATCTCGGTGGTTAAGAGGCAGCTAGAACTATAAGATCCTACCAAATACACGTTCTATACTTAAAGCAATGCGGTTTTGCTACAATTTTAATGATTAAATCACTTCAATTAAAATGCAGTCATAGGAAAATGGGAAGAATAAACACACTATAAATTAATGAAATATGACCAATACATGACAATTAAACTAACTCAGAGCAAAGAGGCACTATCTATTACATATTTTGTCCCCTTTATTGAAATCATAGTATTTTGAAACCACAACCACATCATGTTCCAACAACATTCATCTTTAATGCACACAAATTACCATATAGTTATTTGTCAACCAAATGTCTTCATAAGCCCCATGACCTTCTTCACAGTAGGCCGATCCATTACGCCAGCAATCCATGCTTTCACATGTGGATATGCATCAAGCACCGCCGCATAGGGAGTTTCATGCAATAGGTGAACCATTGGGAAATGACTAATGTCCGCTAAGCTAATGAAATCTCCTGCCAAGTACTTGTACTTGGACAAGCGTTCCTCATAGACTTCCATGATTTCCTTCAGTTTCTCTAGGTTTTCTTCAAGAACTTTGAGATCGCTAGTCCCACCCATGTAAACCGGGATGACGAGACCTTGAAAGATGATTGGCAGCATGACGCTGTCAAATTTCTGGGATTCGACGTCAAGCCACACATCAACCATTGCGGACTCAGAGAGGTTGTTTTCCCTCAGTAAATCTGATGATCCTTTCCGGAGTATATACTTTGAGATTGCACGTGATTCTGTCAGAAATCAACTAGTTATACATGCAAACAATTCAACTAGTTACAGAGATCTGATTTTCTAAAAACATTATATGAATTCACGTTCTTATTTTTTTTGCATCAAGGGCCAAAAAAATTTAATTACCACATAGCCAATCCTTTGCAATGCAAGGCATTTCTTAtctctttttttttcaaaacataGCACATTTGGAATAATTCAGTGGCACAATACGGGGCCTTCCCCCTTTCACTCATGATGTTCTAGTTATTTGAAGTATTATCTTATCTTTatataaaaaagaataaaaatatcAAGCAATATAACTAGGAAAAATTCCTGAAGTATATACTAGCCTAGTGACCTGGAGGATGTGCTTAACTAGTTGAAAAAGGAGACA
Proteins encoded in this window:
- the LOC123185209 gene encoding glutathione S-transferase 1 — protein: MAPVKVYGLPMNGSVARVLACLEEVGAEYEVVAVDLHTGEHKRLPHLARNPFGQVPAFQDGDLVLFESRAISKYILRKGSSDLLRENNLSESAMVDVWLDVESQKFDSVMLPIIFQGLVIPVYMGGTSDLKVLEENLEKLKEIMEVYEERLSKYKYLAGDFISLADISHFPMVHLLHETPYAAVLDAYPHVKAWIAGVMDRPTVKKVMGLMKTFG